One genomic window of Methanosarcina acetivorans C2A includes the following:
- a CDS encoding YggS family pyridoxal phosphate-dependent enzyme, producing MPVYENTKLILEEIGSTTLVCVTKTIEPERINEAIRAGAPIIGENRVQEYEDKRDDILPCETHLIGHLQTNKVKKAVHLFDVIQSIDSMKIIRDIDRRARDIGKVQKVYLQVNIGNEPQKYGFGPDEIKNAITEIRSLRNVRVEGLMCIPPFVPPEQTRPYFKKMKALFDEMKQENRDNIDIRTLSMGMSGDYRIAIEEGATMVRVGSAIFGKREY from the coding sequence ATGCCAGTCTATGAAAATACAAAGTTGATTCTTGAGGAGATTGGAAGCACAACACTGGTTTGCGTTACCAAGACGATTGAACCTGAACGGATAAACGAAGCCATTCGGGCCGGAGCTCCTATCATTGGAGAGAACCGGGTTCAGGAGTACGAGGATAAACGTGATGATATACTGCCCTGTGAGACACACCTTATAGGCCATCTACAGACAAATAAAGTCAAAAAAGCCGTACATCTATTTGATGTTATTCAGTCAATTGACTCCATGAAGATAATAAGGGATATTGACAGGAGAGCCAGGGATATTGGCAAAGTACAGAAAGTCTATCTTCAGGTTAACATCGGCAACGAGCCACAAAAATACGGATTCGGACCTGATGAGATAAAAAACGCAATAACAGAGATCCGCTCTTTAAGGAATGTCCGTGTGGAAGGTCTCATGTGCATCCCTCCTTTTGTACCCCCTGAACAAACCCGTCCCTATTTCAAGAAGATGAAGGCCCTTTTTGATGAAATGAAGCAGGAAAACCGGGACAACATCGATATCAGGACACTATCCATGGGCATGTCCGGTGACTACAGGATTGCCATCGAGGAAGGAGCCACGATGGTACGTGTGGGTTCTGCCATATTCGGGAAGAGGGAGTACTGA